The Brachypodium distachyon strain Bd21 chromosome 4, Brachypodium_distachyon_v3.0, whole genome shotgun sequence nucleotide sequence CCAGAATATTGATAAAATCCCTCATGTCACCTGCCCTGTGCTCATCATACATGTAAGTGCATTTCCATCTTGCGTTGTTCTCCATACAGAGTTTGAAGTATTTAAAAAGCAAATGCCAAACTCTAAGCTAAGTTCCATATGATGCGCTTTTATAAAATATTGTAATAGAATCAATTCGGATTGAATTATTCTACAAAAAGAGAACCTGAAGGTTGATGACATCATTTATTAGCCTTTATATCAGTTTCAATGCATTCTTTGGTGCTGGTTGCTTCGATTGTCAGATACCTTGAAGAGACACGCCATGATCAATCCACTAATATTAGATTGTCCTTAGAGACCCAGCGTAATTATTCAGACTCATCAATTTAGCTCGTAGGTCACTGAGTCTATTGAATGGCTTAATAGATCAGTGTAGCAGGTAGCACCTTGTGATAACTAACACTTCTGTGTGATCTGGAGTATATTTAGGAATTAAATTCATATTATGGCAATGTTTTGGGATAAAGAATGTCTCAAGAGTACAAATTTAGTACTTTAATGTACCTCGGAGCATGCTTACTAATATAACTTGAAAAAGTCCACTTTACAACTTCCAACTCTTGCCGAAGTTCACTTTACAACCTTCAGCTATGAAAACCATTAACTTTACAATCTTGGCCCCATCCTAGGTGGTTTCACGCTGACTCGGATGCCATGTGGTGGACATTAACACTCTGACTTGATCAGTTGTGTACAACAGATCATTCTATGACTTGCTTTTCTAGTTCAATTCTTTCCTATATAAAGCTTAGGAATGTGACAACATTGAAGTGGAGACAACAATTTTACTAAGGAAAAAGGATTGAGCCTAATCTCATAGTTAATATTAGTTATTTACAAAATTCATTACTGCCTCAACAACTAGCAAAAAATACCCTAAATCAAAATAAAGTACTATGGGCTCCTTAGGACACACAACCTTGTGGCATGGTTCTCCTGAGCCGCTAATCTGGGCAACTTAGGAGGTGATCCAAACCTTAGCCAAAAGAAACCCTTCATTGCATCCTGAACCTTGTTTCCATGGCAAGCGGCGTCAGAGCCCTCATCTTGCCTTCCTTAATTTGGTGATTCCTTCCTCGATCTTGTTCTTATTAGATGGTGCGCAGCTCTGGCGAGTTTCTTCCCTGGATCCGGGTAGGTCTGCCTCTATCGAGTTGTCTAAGACCAGATCTCTCCTCTAGATTTGGCCCCTCCTTGGTGGCTTGGGATGAGGTAGCTGGCCCGGCTTTGATCTCATAGTGGGTTGGTGGTGGCAAAGGCATTGGCGTCTCCTTCCTCCGCGGTGCTAAGCTACAATTGGCGTGATGTACTTTGTTGACACCTTCTCTAGACAACGCCTCCTTCCCAGATGCTTGTGTTGTTGTCGCCTCTCTAATGCTTGCGCAGATGTCATGGCCACAGGTGTTGGTTGTGGTTGAGAGCTCATGTTGATCTATGGTGTGGTCGTTTCCGATGAGCATGATGGATAAATACACTTTGGGATTGCTTCCTGCATTTGCTATTCTAGCCCTTGGCTAGGCAGATCTTCAATATCTGTCACTTGGTATAGATGGTCGTGCTGTTTATTTTACCTTTGTGCTTTTTACAGTTTCAATCTTGACAAGTGTAGACTGGAGCCGATCATGGCATCACATTGGTGAGTGGAGTGCTCTTTGGTGAGGTTGTGGCTTTTGAGTTGCAAATTTTTCTTTAATcgctttttgttttgtttgtcgCTACTATTGGTGTAGTTTGAATTGTGGCGTCATCTTGATGTCTTATACGTGTAATACAAAAAGGTGCGCACTTAGGTGTGGTGTTCGAGAAGAACTCCTTAGGACGCAACACGCCGACCGTGATTTCAATGGTGCACATGGTCTGAATTTTGAGGACTAACACATAGAATTCAATGGGAGACAATGATATTTCGGTGAACTTGAGCAATATCGTGATCCTTTAGTGTCAAATGATGGAGAGTGGCATCGGGTGAGCCACGGAGCTTGCACCaacaaacaaattttactCCGCTATGATCGGGTTAGAGTTTGAATAAGGTCTGACATTACATGATCAAAAGAAGGTTAATGATACATATTCGGGGTTCTCCATCCCGGTTTtaatcttgatttgatggggATTGAGAAACTTGGAGGTTTGACCTAAACCCAAATGGTGATTTTCATTGGTTTTCGTCCAAGTCCACCGTTGATGCTTGAGTATAGCAACAAGGGGCGATATCCCAAACAACAAGAAGCACATGAAACCATACAAGAAGAAGCAACAAGCAAATATaggtttttttaaaaaaaattagtagaGGTGGCACATGGATCTGTTTCCTAATATTATTGTACATAGCTTGGCACATATGTGAAACCGTGAAGATAAGAATAATGCACAGGGAAAAGAGGTGCATGGTGTACAATGTAAAATTGACAGGAAGGGAGGCAAGAGagatatttgttttgtttatctcaAAGGATAGTGACTTTCTTGTCCCTAAGAAATGTATGATCAAGTATAATGTGAACTCACTAATAAGGTAACAActcgggaaaaaaaatagcctGACAAACTATACAAATTTGGATGGTAGTTGTATGTCTCATGCATGGCTCATTATAGGCTCCAGGACATTCCTAAACTTACTTCGGAATAGGTAGGTTCGAGAGCTTCTATTTCAATTTATCTTGTCCTCCTGGCACATCTAGTAGTCGGGCTATGGTAAACAAAAGCAAGCGTTCACTCACTTTCCATTATCATGCCCTTGCTGAAAAGATCGTCATCATTGAAGCAATTCCATGACCGGCACCTGCTCTGCATTGAAGTTTTTTGCCCAGTGTTAAACAACCAAATTTAGTGCTTAAAATATCTTTTTGGAGCgctatattttttatttttgcccAGGGTGCAAaatgtttcttcttttcatgAAAATTGACACGCCCACAAAGGACGctaacatgtactccctccgttcctggGAGCCATTTGCATCCAGCAAGGGGCGGGCTCCTAGGTATTTATGGGCCCACTTGGTTCAGCGGAACACAGTTGCCGTTATTTTGATTTCCTATGCTTTGCTGAATTTcatataattcttgtctctaGCTCTGGTCTCTATCGGTAGTCAAATCAGTACTTTGTCTTTGCCTGTCTCTGTCCATTCCTTCAACACTGATTGACTCGGAGTGGCATAACCCCTTTAATAAGAAGCATAAGACCTAAAGCGAGGAGATAGAATAGAAAGAATGATAGCCAGTTATTTGAAAGTGGAAAAAAGCCTTTTTGAACTAGCCGAGGAAGGAAATTAAAGAAACCGGGAAAGGTCCGATACAAAGGAAAAAGGGTTGCGAGGCTTAACGATTTAGAATATAGCTGTTGAGGTGGCACCTGTTCCCCCGGGGCAGGGGTATATGCCCGTAGCTTTCTTCTGTCACTTCTTTCAGATCAATGAAGTGGAAAAGTAATAGAGTAAGGGACCCTTGTTTACAAAGAAAGCTGTCACTCCAAGAACTCGAAGTCAAGCATACTACTTGGTTCACTCAAAACTGCCTGAGTTCATTAGATGTATGGAAAACCACCTCATTCATCTTTTGATCTGATTCTGGTGGTCTTTGGTTTGGGGTTTTCCAGTTTAACGGTGGTCTGGTCCTGAACGACTTTTAAAAGTATGCACCAGTCTTGTCTACGCGctagttggaggcgacggtcTTTGACCCATGGTTTGCTTGGTTTGAGGCTTTCCAGTTTAACCGCTGGCCTGGTCATGTTCGGCTTTCAAAATCCATTCACTGGTGGTGTCTACCGGACTAGTCGGGGTTGAAAGTGGGAGCACTGCATGTTGAGAACTCACTGGCCGTTGTATTACCTGTTATTGTGATGCTTGTAGATTGCTTTGCTAATTTTTGACAATGTTGGACAGTGTTGGCTTCCTTTTGCACAAAGTTGGTTATAGGAGACTTGAGTTTGCCACACGGCTTTTTCTATGATTTTGCATCTATAATAGCATGTATGAACTTAGATTTCTCCCTATCAGAAGATTTGGCGGTTACCCCTTAAACCCAGTTCTTACAATCAGGAGGAGGAACACCACGGGAATTTGTTATTGGTCTGAGGGTGAGATTCAGGACCCTTGTGAGCTGGTGCAGAAATAGCTATGGCGCATACCTCAAATGATAGCAAAGGCAAATTTGACAAATATAGAATGAATCCAGCATTATATACAGCTAATTAGTAAGACAACAACATGAAGATGAGATAACATACTAGCTAAGTTAAATCTTCCCGCAAAAAGAATAACCTAAGTTAGTCTAATTTCCTTATTTCTGCATCGCATGCCTGTGCCCATCTGGGGCACCATAACAGCAAGAAACTGTGATCACTTAAGATGCCACAAATAGAATCaccgtttttttttaatttgcaaCTTGGAGTGGTCTACAATCCTAAAAACTCTGTTGCATGTCTGAGTAGCAATCGCTACAGCCTCATGTCTGATTGCAATTCCATCTCTTGCCTGTAGCTAAGTTATTAAACTAATTTAACCCTTTTTTCCAGTGATTTCTCGTCGAAGTTGTTAAACTATATTATAACCCTTAACCACAGATTGGttttaaaattaaataaaatggaaCAATCAGTTTCGTTGAAAGACCCTGCATGTAAACCTTAACATTTGCTTGTTTTGTTGCGTCCATCTCCATTTAGCTgcattatttttgtaaatGTTATTTGCAAGCCTTCATAGGTATTTTTTGTCCCATCCATCTGTAGGGTACTGCTGATGAAGTAGTGGATTGGTCCCATGGCAAGCAACTATGGGAGCTCTGCAAAGAGAAATATGAGCCTTTGTGGCTGAGAGGAGGGAAGCACTGTGACCTGGAGCTCTTCCCAGAATATCTCCGTCACCTGAAGAAATTCATACACAGGGTCCAGAAATCACCGTCACACAGGCATGCCTGGAGGGAAAGCGTGGATCGGATGGAACCATCACGGAAGAGCCTCGATTACTTTGAGCCCTCGCGGAAGAGCACAGACAGAAGGGAGAAATCGAGGGCAACCCGAGACCGAAGCATAACAGATCACAGATACAGCAACGTTGAGAAGACAGACAATTCGAAGACCCCATTCGAACATTTCGAGAAATCCAGGCGAAGTGTTGACATCTTTGAGAGGCCGAAGAGGACCGTCGAGCAGCTGGACTGTGGCAGGAAGAGCGTGGATAGATTGGACCGGGTCTGGGCAAGttaaaaaaagggaaatgaATGGCTGTTTTAACATCTTATACAAGGAGGTATACATGGGGCTTGGTTGTTTTGGGGGTGTTTTACTTGCTGTATTTATCTGTTCTTCACCCATGTACTGGAAGAAGGTGTGGTAGCATTAAGAGTTGGTTtgctgaaaaagaaacaaaaggaaacgAGGGGAGAAGGAAGAGCTAACCGACTGATGGTGTGCTAGTCTCTGTAAAACTTGTACCAGTGTTGTTTATCTGGTCTTCAACAAACCGGTGGTGGTTGTTCTATTCTGTTAAGAAATGTTAAATTAAACAGTTAATTGAGCGGTTGGCGTTTGGGACTAAGTCCATGGCCGCATTGTGAGCATGAGTTCCAAACATGCTTCGTTGTAAAAAGATTGTTTCAAAGAGCATTCTGTTTGGCAGCTGACAACTTCTAGTGGTGGCACGGTAAAAGAGGACAGAAGACAGTCATTAAACAGACTGGCCGTTAAAAACAGTCGATGATATGAAAGGTGAAAAGTCGATGATAAGAAaggtgaaaagaaaagaaaaaatctaCTCTTTAAATACTCGctccatcccataatttttgttattattttaatacaaatttaaaaaaaaacaacgaattttatacaaatttaaactaaaacagcCACCTCTCTTTTCTGGTACCACCACTCCACTCGACCACTCCCCACAAAAACAAACCACCCCCGCTTCCGCCCTCTCCTTTCTGAAAGATTGAAACCTCAAAATCTCAAACCCTCAGCCTCGCCTTCAGAGATGTCCCAAGAAGCGACCTCCAGGCCGCCGCCTCAATCCGGCGTCGGCGTCACAAGCGACGACAGCTGCAGCAGCGACAGCGACGgcagcagcatcagcagcTTCGACATGGACGACTTCGTCTGGGAGTACTGCATCCTGGACGACCCGATGGAGGAGTGGATGGAGGACCTGGTGGTGGCGCAGCTGCTCCGCGGAGCCACGCCCGCGCAGCGGCGGAGGATCAAGGCGCAGAGGGAGGAGAGCCGGGCCAAGTCCGCGGAGCTGCGGCGGGCGGTGGAGGCGTGGAGGGAGCAGAAGCGGGCCAGGAAGTCCAGGGACAGGGCGCAGCGGAGGACCCTGAAGAAGCACACGGATCTGCTCCGCGCGCCGACGTCTCCGGCTACACGGATGCGCAGAGGGAGCAGCGCCGCGGCCAGCTGGAGCGGCTTAGCCGGGAGATCTTTGGCAAGGATCGTTAAGTTCATCGGTCGCTATCGCTTAAATTGGCTTGATGACTTGGGTTATGATGATCTTGAAGTGTTCTAGGAATATGTTGTTGGAGCGTTCATGTTATGGTAGTACTAGCTGCTTGGCGTACCAGTAATGTTCCAGGTTGGATTAGTTCTTCTGTACTACTCCTACTGCCGGTAATATACTGTCAAGTAGCTGAATATCTGTGCATTGCTATAAATTGTTTAATTGGCATGCTTCAATAAGAAGCATTCAGCGTACTTTTCCTGTCACATACCAATAccaagtgtcgaaatattacatgtatttagacgagGGAGGAAGTATTATATATCCCCAATGAATCGATGACTTGGAACAGCAAATcataccccttttttttcatatcGCTTTGGGAGTGGTCTCATAGAAGTTAGGCATCTTCCGGTGCATTGGGAAGAAATCTTATACGACCCGGTTGTTTCAGCCTATACAGTTGGACCTTCTACCGCAGCTGACGCGTGGCAAAACGAATCTCAAAGCTCTGAAACCTCATTACTTGGAGTTCTGCTTCCATCCCCCGTCGGACGCCGATGCAACTTCTCGTCCACACCACAAACCTACGGTTGTTCCTCGTTAGAGACACATCGCTTGGTTGTTCGTTGATGCCGGTCGAGACACAATCCTTGTCGGAGGAGCCAGGGTTTACAGAATACCCAAGTCATAGAGCGAGTCACACCACCATTCACAAACTTATGCATTTTATAGAAGACCCGAATCATGGAGCGACTTCGTCACCAGATTCACCACCACATTtctcctcttcatcttctcctccaaagGCTCCAACCAGCAATCTCTTTTTCTccttcggttttgctatttcataggtgactgagaaataactattttttagtcgatgataacaaccttttgattcaatcattgagaatTGTGTACGATTAATGTAGATccgataaataaaaaaatcttaatTATTGGATGGCTACAATTGTCGACTGAGACTTTTCATTTCTATTCTGAAAGCTCAACCAGCGAGCCACACCACCGTCCACGAACCTATGAATTTAAGGAGCAAGAGGTGAAAACTAGCCGTTGCAAATAGTCGACGGAAAATGGAAATTCCTCTCTTCAAATAGCCGAGAGCCCATCACTTGCAGTTAATTTCCACTGTCGCACGAACTCCACCACCGCTTTCGCGCTCTCTTTTCCAAAACCGCAAACCCTCAGCCTCGCCTCCAAAGATGTCCGATGAAGCGACCTCCCGCCCGCCGCCTTAATCCGGCCTCACAAtcctctcctcccccgtctccatcggcggcggcggcagcgacagcgacggcaacagcagcagccgcagcctcgACACGGACGTCCTCCTCTTGGACTCCCTCATCGACGACCCGATGGATGAGCGGATGGAGGACCTGGTGGTGGCGGAGCTGCTCCGCGGGGCCACGcccgagcagcggcggcagatgGAGGCGCAGAGGGACGAGTGCCGGGCCAGGCAGAAGGAGCTCCCGCTGCAGGTGGCCAGGGACCGGGCGCAGATGCGGAGCCTGAAGAAGTACACGGATCTTATAGGCGTCGACGTCTCCGGCTACACGGACGCGCAGAAGGACCAGTACGAGAGGCAGCTCGAGCGGCTTAGCCGGGAGGTCTTCGGCAAGGATCGTTAGTACGTTCGTCAGTCGCTTAATCGGCTGTTCACTGTTGGTTTAACTTGTTGGGTTATGATCATGTTTAGGGGAAGTGTTGTAATGCTCGTCTTCTAGCGACTAGCGTTATGGTAGCAGTTGCTTTTAGTTCAGGGTCATCTGGAGACTGGAAGTCTTGGCGTAGTTACTCCTACTAGTGTCGTTCTCTGTTGGATTTAGTTGTCTGTACTCTGTATAATACGTACTCCAGTATATGTCAATTAGCTGAATGTCGATGGAATTTGGCAATGCTCCGAGAATCATTCAGCATGGTTATTTTATCGCAAATctagcaactttgactaaatttgaatgcatttatacactaatttatgtctagatacatccaaatttcgacaaacttgagatattttttgttgggcggagggagtaaataatTTACTTCATGTGGAGTACTGTAGTATATAATGCTCAGTTTCTTCATTTTAGTTTCAGAACAAAGAACATGCTAAGAGTTGCTAGTCTCGTCCATGTCCCAAGTTCGTTGCAACAGATCACTGATTTGATTGAGGCACTTTCATTGTACCTGAGAACCATATTCTGGTTAAGCTGAGAAAGCTATTTTCCCTGGAATGTGGATGATGATAACGCTCGATCTGGAAGCAGTGGCATATAGTCTCAGGAATTCACAGTTCGGTTACAAGCGCTAGAGGAATTGGGGGTCCAAGGAAAGAGAGAAGAAtcgtggggaagaagaagaagaagaagcagctcCCGTGCCTGATCGTTCTGGAATCTGGACACGGTCTCCATCCTTCACGTCTCGCTACTACTCCAGTCTAGTTCCTAGGCCTTGGGCCGCTCGGCCCAGTCTGCTCAGTGGCTGCGGCTGCGCGGGTTGGGTTTCTTGAAGCTGATGGGCCTGGCTGGCCCTAGAGGCCCTCTAGTAGAGACACTGGGCTGGGAGTGCCATTAAGTCGAAGGcttctctcaaaaaaataaattgaagtcggcagttttttttttgtttcaaagaAAAGTTGACGGTATTCTCGAATTCTTggccagaaaaaagaaagaaagaaatctgAGATCGATATCAGAATCAAATCtcccaaaataaatacaaatcTCACCGACACGTGGACACCAACGCTCCTGCCTGTCCTACACGTCAGCACCCAACGGTCTCCCACATGACCACATCGCTCCTCTCCATCGTCAACCGCTCTCCTGTACCCACTCACTCTGGCAGGTAGGCCCGCACAACCCAGAgtccccacatgtcagtgttaGCCAGGGGTCCACCTCTCCAACCTCCCATCTCCCCCGGCACCGAAATTATTCCGCTTTCCTTCCTTTCCCCCTCCTACTCTGGCTAGAGTAcactctctctcccctctgttgttgttgtctgTCTGCATCTATCCTCCGCGCTCCAATATCTTTCTGACTTCTGCCGCATCGTCATCatcctgctgccgctgcctgcCGCCGTCGCTATTATTAATCGCCATCAAAACACCGCTTCGCTCCCCATTA carries:
- the LOC100837435 gene encoding alpha/beta hydrolase domain-containing protein 17B isoform X2, whose protein sequence is MQLGCAFRVSLSSFSFSISGSSIPDLFYFSERYDYSGYGQSSGKPSEQNTYADIEAAYKCLIENFDAKEEEIILYGQSVGSGPTVDLASRLKRLRAVVLHSPILSGMRVMYPVKRTYWFDIYKNIDKIPHVTCPVLIIHGTADEVVDWSHGKQLWELCKEKYEPLWLRGGKHCDLELFPEYLRHLKKFIHRVQKSPSHRHAWRESVDRMEPSRKSLDYFEPSRKSTDRREKSRATRDRSITDHRYSNVEKTDNSKTPFEHFEKSRRSVDIFERPKRTVEQLDCGRKSVDRLDRVWAS